One Dermacentor andersoni chromosome 6, qqDerAnde1_hic_scaffold, whole genome shotgun sequence genomic window carries:
- the LOC140219139 gene encoding uncharacterized protein, with the protein MLSAGNSVSAPGRGSSTPFLNEDASYKVVLPRLPTGNDVLNSIFLHADLSGRPYRAPDFRDALLEVVNTSDIVGVGQYQMSHVWMVTCASSAAKQTLVACGELRVKGLKCMVIDPGTKNIKLRLLWLPPHLEPRRVEEAFQSYGQVKSVEREVWRCTGMEQWVTTNREVSLVLKGTITVSSIPHIMSIYGHQCLVLIPGRPPLCLRCKRVGHVRRQCRTPRCLQCHRFGHSVDACVSTYANKLRSGQYTADEPQLDHVMDSTEVIDATGETTGGIKDEDQESLKPMPSSHNSSKRAAAVKRRVKVLENHRAQQGVCKEPKESSFASFTQSLHRNRVTAVFGTIVLSNVFKRKKRAVIWVKVLPSDAWCLACLGGRGPILLSDELDRSREYSGEEFCRREE; encoded by the exons ATGCTCTCTGCTGGAAACAGCGTATCGGCCCCAGGCCGAGGATCGTCGACCCCGTTTTTGAACGAAGATGCAAGTTACAAAGTTGTCCTCCCGCGTCTACCAACCGGTAACGACGTTTTGAATTCTATCTTCCTTCATGCGGACTTGAGTGGCAGACCATACCGTGCTCCTGACTTCCGAGACGCTCTGCTTGAGGTAGTGAATACTTCAGATATTGTAGGTGTCGGACAGTATCAAATGAGCCATGTGTGGATGGTTACTTGCGCTAGTAGTGCGGCAAAACAAACTCTCGTCGCCTGTGGTGAGCTCCGTGTCAAAGGGCTGAAGTGCATGGTGATAGATCCGGGGACTAAAAACATCAAGCTTAGATTACTATGGCTTCCACCTCACCTTGAACCACGACGCGTTGAAGAGGCGTTCCAGAGCTATGGTCAGGTGAAGTCGGTGGAGAGAGAAGTATGGAGGTGCACTGGTATGGAACAGTGGGTGACAACAAACCGGGAGGTTTCCTTGGTGCTCAAGGGCACTATCACTGTAAGCTCAATACCGCACATTATGTCCATTTATGGACACCAGTGCCTCGTACTTATCCCCGGTAGGCCTCCGCTGTGCCTTCGTTGCAAGCGTGTGGGACACGTTCGTCGACAATGCAGAACACCGAGATGCTTACAGTGCCACCGATTTGGTCACTCAGTGGACGCCTGCGTGTCCACATACGCCAATAAGCTTCGTTCTGGGCAATATACCGCAGACGAGCCACAACTGGACCATGTCATGGATTCTACAGAGGTAATAGATGCCACCGGAGAGACTACAGGTGGCATTAAGGACGAAGACCAGGAGTCCTTGAAGCCAATGCCAAGCAGTCACAACAGCTCAA AAAGAGCAGCGGCCGTCAAAAGAAGGGTCAAAGTGCTTGAGAACCACCGGGCACAGCAGGGTGTTTGTAAAGAGCCTAAGGAGAGTTCGTTCGCCAGCTTTACCCAATCCCTTCATAGGAACCGAGTAACGGCGGTGTTCGGCACGATAGTGCTCAGTAatgtctttaaaagaaagaagagggctgTGATCTGGGTCAAGGTCCTCCCAAGTGATGCCTGGTGCCTGGCATGCCTTGGTGGCCGGGGACCCATATTATTGAGCGATGAGTTGGATCGCAGTCGCGAATACAGCGGCGAAGAATTTTGTCGGCGAGAGGAGTGA
- the LOC126523917 gene encoding uncharacterized protein: protein MPRISRGAASAEQSRPQSTVASRPPIEGGAQRIKISWHRDSKLHASSLLSSRVPIIGDPDVIAMNQPSDADSPTVAVLDVKLPPFWTGDPELWFVQVESQFVARRITAESTKYHHVVGSLPPATASEVRDLLLTPPAENAYQTLKETLIRRVTPTEPELLQQLLREAELGDRRPSQLLRQMQQLAGDATASDGRLVRELFLQRLPTSVRIGLTASGETDLAKTAELADKLMAVAVPTVASVHADAPSANSLQEMREEISRLADTVAALHSSGNQRPRQRTASQPQQRRVCWYHRKFGNAARNCESPCENSGNAPGQH, encoded by the coding sequence ATGCCGCGGATAAGCCGCGGTGCTGCCAGCGCGGAACAGAGCCGACCGCAGTCGACCGTAGCCAGCCGGCCGCCGATAGAGGGCGgcgcacaaagaataaagattagTTGGCACCGAGACTCCAAGCTCCACGCCTCGTCTCTGCTTTCCTCGCGCGTGCCAataattggtgacccggacgtgatcgCCATGAACCAGCCAAGCGACGCCGACAGCCCCACGGTAGCCGTACTTGATGTCAAGCTACCTCCGTTTTGGACTGGCGACCCGGAACTTTGGTTCGTGCAAGTTGAGTCACAGTTCGTTGCACGCCGCATCACTGCTGAGAGCACCAAATACCACCACGTGGTGGGCAGCCTCCCGCCTGCGACGGCCAGCGAGGTGCGGGACCTACTGCTAACACCACCCGCAGAGAACGCCTACCAGACGCTAAAAGAGACATTGATTCGCCGCGTCACACCTACAGAGCCCGAGCTTCTCCAACAGCTACTGCGGGAGGCCGAACTTGGCGACCGCCGACCCAGCCAGTTGCTAcgccagatgcaacaactggccGGCGACGCGACAGCAAGCGACGGTCGTTTAGTGCGGGAACTGTTCCTGCAAAGGCTTCCCACAAGTGTACGGATAGGCCTCACAGCGTCGGGCGAGACAGACCTTGCCAAGACGGCCGAGCTCGCCGACAAACTCATGGCTGTCGCCGTGCCCACAGTCGCGTCGGTGCACGCAGACGCACCGTCCGCCAATTCCTTGCAAGAGATGCGAGAGGAAATTTCTCGCCTCGCAGACACCGTCGCAGCGCTGCACTCGAGCGGAAACCAGCGACCACGACAGCGTACCGCATCACAACCACAACAACGTAGGGTGTGCTGGTACCACCGCAAATTCGGCAACGCTGCACGGAACTGTGAGTCGCCCTGTGAAAATTCGGGAAACGCCCCGGGCCAGCACTGA